The sequence tgcTTGCCTATATAGCctcaaaattatattacatcAAATagaattcaaacaaaaaattaacaatagAAGAAACTTTTTCTTTCATGacatattatattatgatacatagtatatagtataaatttagaagaagaaagaaaataattaatctatGGTATACATAGAAGaagcaaaaaaatcaaaagtttcGCGTTCGAGTCTTAAGAATGGTAATCGCTTTTGATAGAGAACACTTTTATCCTCAGGACTTTTCAGCTCGAATCCGGATAAAATCCACAACATAGCTACTTTTCAGTCcttgtaattaaaaaatagtcattgttataaaatttcaaattctacAAGTGAAACTCGATAATAATGTCCTAAAGTTTCACTCGTGAACTTGAAACCACGTGACACTAactatttttcaaaagcaagGCCGAATAGCGACAGACAAATGCTATTTCACCTCAAATCCAGACTAATCGAGCCCAAAAGTGAATACATGACCTTGAAATAGTCAAATTTTCCTAAAGTTTCACATGTGAACTTGAAACCCCATGACATTGACTATTTTTCGAAAACAAGGTCAAAAAGTGGTTAGTAAGCGTATTTTTACCTCAAATCCAGATTAATCGAGCCCAGAAGCGGATTGTAAACCCTAAGAATAGCAATTTATCCAATAGGCCTAGTTGCCAAAGGAACAACTTCAACTAGAGGAGTAGATAGTGGTGATGGCAATGGAGAAGTTCTACAAATAGGACAAGTTGGATGTAACCTTAACCATGGATCAACACATTTCAAATGAAACAAGTGGCCACAATCAGGCAATTGTCTTAACATGTCACTATTCTTGTAATCACCTAAACATATTGAACAACAAGAACTCGCGGTTGAATCCTTTTGAATATTCTTATAAGCATCCGAATACAACAACTTTGGAAAACTCGATAGGGTTTCCTCATCAACCCCTACGTCCACATCCACATCCACGACCACAACCACCtcgttgttgttattattattattattcctaTGTCTCCTTTGTGGTGGCTCCACCGTTGTTTGATGCCTCGTACAAAAATAGGACATTAGGGTTATCGTTGTTATCAATAACAATATCCCTGCAGAGACTCCAATACCATACGCGAATCCACCAAGGTTTTGTGACCCCAAGAACCCGTCATCGGACGAATTCGGATCCGGGGCGGAGGCTGTGGCATTCATGATGTTCTTGAGGGTGTTGTTATGTTTgttgttttggttttggttttggcCATGATGTTATTAGAACAAAAACAAATGgttttaaaaagtttgaaagtcaactatttacatatttttgtgTGTGATAATAAAAGGGAAGTTTGATTGGGGAGGGTATATTTGGACTTCAACCTATAATAagcttttaaaaattatatcaatgatgaaaagatatatataaagcaaaaaagTAGTGTATTTGAAGAGGTTTCTTGTGAATATATatagtgtttttctttttcaaaaagttataatttcatACTCGATATTCAATACTTATTTTGACATTTGAATAGTTTGAGTTTACGTCAGAGAGGTGTAATCACTAGCTGTCTAAGGTTTGTAGTAAATAAGTTAGAATTTTTGAACTAAAAATGTTCGAGATTAATATTCATAGACAAAAAGTTGTATTTATCGTACGTAAACAATAAGATTTTTTCAAGTGTCAAACTAATCATCCTTCACTAGTTGTAGCTTGAAGTGATTCCTATCACCAGAGGTGGAGGCGGAATTCAAATATAAGGGGTTACTGAACTATGGAATAGCGTCATCAAATATTAAagattgaattatgaatttatgttttCGTACATATTCAATGAATTTCTTAATACAAATTTAGAATTTCGACTAAAACATATGAGTTCGATTGACCCCGTAGGTAACCTTCCAATTAGACGACTTTATTTTCAGAAGTCGTATCTCGAGATTTCTGATTAAGGATATCGGAGAtttatatattgctttctaacAAGTAGTTCATTTCATGTTAGGGGTGTTAGGTTTAAGATGTCAACGGTTAGGCCATCATTTTCTTCAACGTTTTGATTCATGTGAGTAACGTCTTTCTTTTTCTAGCTAGAAAATTATTCAACTTTATCCACTCATATATCAcctattttttatgaataaattaaattctattattctttttctcttttatttccGCCCCCTACTTTAGGTTTGACTAATTTGAATTCTCGAGGTTATATAAATTTACCCGATAGTCCCCTTTTTGGGAATGTCCGGTGCCAAAGACACTAAATATGTAAGTCGTTAATTCTGAACTATGTAATTAATGTACTTTGTTAGCTGAGTTACGACTTACAAGTGAATGATTTTAAAGAGGACTTCTTATTCATTACATAGAGAAGATCACCAAGATTTCGCAATCCCCTGTCGAATTTATTCTAATTTCAAGAGCTCGAAATGGattgatatatttaaaataaagttcGGTGACTCAACATGTAGAACTCGAATATGATATCTTTGATATCTCAGTTATAATACAATTGGTTTTTACTTGGTTCACGAGATTCATTTAGAAAGACATAACTAAGTCcgcaaatatatatgtaattaaaagtaaataaaaatatattttttataatagcttaagtttttaaatgaaatacGTAATCAAACAATTGGTTTTACTTGGTTCATGAAATTCATTTAAAAAGACATAACTATGTccgcaaatatatatataattaaaagtaaataaaaatatattttctataataGCTTAAGTTTTTAAATGAGATACGTAATTTACGACGTGAAAATGTGAAAGTCGttacacattttattttgatttcaataagaaaaactTAGTATGATTTTGAAGACTTGGTTTTGATGTCAACATCAATCATGcaataaattgttaaaaaattcaaattttcaatttaacTACTCTAATGGTTGAATTGTTACACCATTTAACTAATTATAGAGTAATTATTACCAATCAAAATTGTGatagaatatttaaattttctctaattttttattagatttttcgATTCAaaccttttaaaataaaaaaagttgttaGGAGCATTATCCGCAGAGATGAATCATGCAAATACATCTTAGAGAGTTTAGAACAATAATAAAGTTGTTTTGATTTAAAACaatgatatata comes from Solanum pennellii chromosome 1, SPENNV200 and encodes:
- the LOC107008201 gene encoding RING-H2 finger protein ATL70-like, encoding MNATASAPDPNSSDDGFLGSQNLGGFAYGIGVSAGILLLITTITLMSYFCTRHQTTVEPPQRRHRNNNNNNNNEVVVVVDVDVDVGVDEETLSSFPKLLYSDAYKNIQKDSTASSCCSICLGDYKNSDMLRQLPDCGHLFHLKCVDPWLRLHPTCPICRTSPLPSPLSTPLVEVVPLATRPIG